A genomic region of Nitrospirota bacterium contains the following coding sequences:
- a CDS encoding metal ABC transporter permease, translated as MHELLSLGFMQRALAASVIIGALCAVIGVFVVLRGLSFIGAGTSHAAFAGVTFGYLIGVSPFAMAIIFGLGTVWIVHALYQRGIMKLDVSIGIFYTFTMALAVLFLGLMGTYNAEVYGFLFGSVLSVTRGDLTAMLWLAGGVLTLVALFYKEFHFITFDPEMAEATGIASKRLFFLLLNLIALTVVVSLKTVGALLVFAMIVIPAAAAYQMGRTMLGMMAFAVALGVGSSVGGVLISYQFDVPSGATIVLLATALFFVAAAFSPKRRRLRAARPRTTPSSA; from the coding sequence ATGCATGAACTGCTCTCCCTTGGCTTCATGCAGCGAGCCCTGGCCGCCTCGGTGATCATCGGTGCGCTCTGCGCAGTGATCGGAGTCTTCGTGGTCCTAAGAGGACTGTCGTTTATCGGCGCCGGGACGTCCCACGCGGCGTTCGCAGGCGTGACGTTCGGATACCTGATCGGAGTGTCGCCGTTCGCAATGGCGATCATCTTCGGATTGGGAACCGTCTGGATCGTCCACGCGCTGTATCAGCGCGGAATCATGAAACTCGACGTCTCCATCGGGATCTTCTACACCTTCACCATGGCGCTCGCCGTGCTGTTTCTCGGCCTCATGGGCACGTACAACGCCGAAGTCTACGGTTTCCTGTTCGGAAGCGTGCTCTCCGTCACGCGGGGAGACTTGACGGCGATGTTGTGGTTGGCGGGCGGCGTGCTGACGCTGGTCGCGCTGTTCTACAAGGAGTTTCACTTCATCACCTTCGACCCCGAGATGGCCGAAGCCACCGGGATCGCGTCCAAGCGACTGTTTTTCCTCTTGCTGAACCTGATCGCGCTGACCGTGGTCGTGTCGCTCAAAACCGTGGGCGCCCTGCTGGTGTTCGCGATGATCGTCATCCCAGCGGCCGCTGCGTATCAGATGGGACGCACCATGCTGGGTATGATGGCGTTCGCGGTGGCGCTCGGGGTGGGGTCTTCAGTGGGCGGCGTGCTCATCTCGTATCAGTTCGACGTCCCGTCCGGCGCCACGATCGTGCTCCTGGCCACCGCGCTGTTTTTCGTCGCCGCCGCGTTCTCGCCAAAACGCCG
- the sppA gene encoding signal peptide peptidase SppA gives MPRWTSTAVALLLGLSLTACITVNVRSVPQPLQETRLSGQGKNKLLLVEIAGFLSGQQRGNAVLGDTRPSLVSEVAEIVRKAEKDSRVKGVILRINSPGGTVTASDTLYHELLAYKQRARVPMVAHILDLGTSGAYYIAQAADRIVAQPTTVTGSIGVIMVRPSFSGLLGKIGVETAEITSGPYKGMGSPFHPLDDDERALFQTVIDDLYLRFVDAVTAGRPSLARDRVLELADGRIYTAEQAKTAGLVDEIGYLDDAVAGLREAAGLDSAVVVTYTRPGEYKGSLYAAPVVNIDLDLWPAGQPGFLYLWQP, from the coding sequence ATGCCACGATGGACTTCCACCGCCGTTGCCCTGCTGCTCGGCCTGTCCCTCACCGCCTGCATCACGGTGAATGTCCGGTCCGTTCCCCAGCCGTTGCAGGAAACCCGCCTGAGCGGTCAGGGCAAGAACAAGCTGCTGTTGGTCGAGATTGCGGGCTTTCTTTCCGGTCAACAGCGCGGCAACGCGGTGTTGGGAGACACGCGGCCGAGCCTCGTGTCCGAGGTTGCGGAGATCGTCCGCAAGGCCGAAAAAGATTCGCGCGTCAAGGGCGTCATTCTCCGCATCAACAGTCCCGGCGGGACGGTCACCGCGTCAGACACGCTCTACCATGAGCTGCTCGCCTACAAGCAGCGCGCGCGGGTGCCCATGGTCGCGCATATTCTGGATCTCGGGACGTCCGGGGCGTACTACATCGCCCAAGCCGCGGACCGAATCGTGGCCCAACCCACGACCGTCACAGGCAGCATCGGCGTGATCATGGTCAGGCCGTCGTTCAGCGGGCTCCTGGGAAAGATCGGGGTGGAGACGGCGGAGATCACGTCCGGCCCGTACAAGGGGATGGGTTCCCCGTTCCATCCGCTCGACGATGACGAGCGCGCCCTGTTCCAGACCGTCATCGACGACTTATACCTGCGCTTCGTCGACGCGGTAACCGCCGGTCGCCCCTCTCTCGCTCGCGATCGCGTCCTTGAGCTCGCGGACGGCCGGATCTACACCGCTGAGCAAGCAAAAACCGCCGGGCTCGTGGACGAAATCGGATACCTGGACGACGCCGTCGCCGGGCTGCGCGAAGCCGCGGGCCTCGATTCGGCCGTGGTGGTGACCTACACCAGGCCGGGTGAATACAAGGGCAGTCTCTACGCCGCGCCGGTCGTGAACATCGACCTCGACCTCTGGCCCGCAGGGCAGCCCGGCTTTCTGTACTTGTGGCAGCCATAG
- a CDS encoding DUF5640 domain-containing protein → MEDVAQTSEGAGLPAPPRSRRPWVWVGVVVAAAVALWVYPRVFAPTLVGTWSNRATDNQVTFTFNDDGSGTMTIGAANLPYRYRFDRSHDPVWLDLDAVTEGKTVTIRAIAEFARRDKLKIRMPHTAALGVRPTEFVDNDIENTILLTRVEPPT, encoded by the coding sequence ATGGAAGACGTCGCGCAAACCAGCGAAGGCGCGGGCCTGCCTGCACCTCCTCGGAGCCGGCGACCGTGGGTGTGGGTCGGCGTGGTTGTGGCGGCCGCGGTTGCCTTGTGGGTCTACCCCCGGGTGTTCGCGCCGACCCTGGTCGGCACGTGGTCGAATCGCGCAACTGACAACCAAGTCACGTTTACCTTCAACGACGACGGCTCCGGGACCATGACGATCGGCGCGGCGAACCTGCCGTACCGCTATCGCTTCGACCGCTCGCACGATCCGGTGTGGCTCGACCTCGACGCCGTCACCGAGGGAAAGACCGTCACCATCCGGGCGATCGCGGAGTTCGCGCGAAGAGACAAACTCAAGATCCGCATGCCGCATACCGCCGCCCTGGGCGTGCGGCCCACCGAGTTCGTGGACAACGATATCGAGAACACCATCCTCCTCACGCGCGTCGAGCCCCCCACGTGA
- the ispG gene encoding flavodoxin-dependent (E)-4-hydroxy-3-methylbut-2-enyl-diphosphate synthase, whose amino-acid sequence MRRKTRQIHVGNVAIGGDAPISVQSMTTTETWQIDKTVAQIAELERAGCEIVRVAVPDVPSAEALPEIRRQTALPLIADVHFDYKLGLKALDAGVDCLRINPGNIGDRDKVERVVKAAKERRTPIRIGVNAGSLERELLDKYGYPTPDAMVESALAHIRILEELDFHDIKVSLKASNVGLAVAAYRAFSLVSDYPLHLGITEAGTTFSGGIKSAAGLSILLAQGIGDTIRVSLAADPVEEVKTGFEILKALELRRRGVNVVACPTCGRLEIDVIRMANEVERRLAHVKEPLTVSILGCVVNGIGEGKEADIGIAGGRGVGLLFKHGEIVRKVPESELFEVLLKEIDAMLAERGEPQPASLPLHS is encoded by the coding sequence GTGAGGCGCAAGACCAGACAAATTCACGTCGGCAATGTCGCCATCGGCGGGGATGCGCCGATTTCGGTGCAGTCCATGACCACGACCGAGACGTGGCAGATCGACAAGACCGTGGCGCAGATCGCGGAGCTGGAGCGCGCCGGGTGCGAGATCGTGCGGGTGGCGGTGCCGGACGTGCCCTCGGCCGAAGCGCTGCCGGAGATTCGCCGGCAGACCGCGCTGCCGCTGATCGCGGACGTGCACTTCGACTACAAGCTCGGGCTCAAGGCCCTGGACGCGGGGGTGGATTGCCTGCGCATCAACCCCGGGAACATCGGGGATCGCGACAAGGTCGAACGGGTGGTGAAGGCCGCCAAGGAGCGGCGCACGCCGATCCGCATCGGCGTGAACGCGGGCTCACTCGAGCGCGAATTGCTCGACAAGTACGGCTATCCCACTCCGGATGCGATGGTGGAGTCGGCGCTGGCGCACATCCGCATCCTCGAGGAGCTCGACTTTCACGACATCAAGGTCTCGCTCAAAGCCTCGAACGTGGGTCTCGCGGTCGCCGCGTATCGCGCGTTCTCCCTGGTCAGCGACTACCCGCTGCACCTGGGCATTACCGAAGCGGGCACGACGTTCTCCGGCGGCATCAAGTCCGCGGCCGGGTTGAGCATTCTCTTGGCCCAGGGGATCGGCGATACGATTCGCGTGTCGCTCGCAGCCGATCCGGTCGAAGAAGTCAAAACCGGGTTCGAGATTCTGAAAGCGCTCGAGCTCCGGCGGCGCGGCGTCAACGTGGTGGCCTGCCCCACCTGCGGGCGGCTGGAGATCGACGTGATCCGCATGGCCAATGAGGTCGAGCGTCGTCTCGCACACGTCAAGGAACCGTTGACCGTGTCGATCCTCGGCTGCGTGGTGAACGGGATCGGTGAAGGCAAGGAAGCGGACATCGGCATCGCGGGCGGCCGCGGCGTCGGCTTGCTGTTCAAACACGGCGAGATCGTACGCAAGGTGCCGGAGTCCGAGCTGTTCGAGGTGCTGCTCAAAGAAATCGACGCCATGCTGGCGGAACGCGGAGAGCCGCAGCCCGCCAGCCTGCCTCTTCATTCGTAG
- a CDS encoding isoprenyl transferase, with the protein MPTSVVGHESDEELKSLVLRGPLPRHVAIIMDGNGRWAAMRHLPRVAGHREGIKSVRETVTACRELGISALTIYAFSAENWRRPTFEVQELMLLLELYLQRELVTLIDKDIRFRTIGRIERLPASVVDWIRRVEHQTAACSEMTLTLALSYSGRSELVDAARRMVADAQAGALDPATIDEDTLARYLDTRDAQDPDLVIRTSGEYRISNFLLWQIAYSELYFTKTLWPDFRRRDLMLALLDYQRRERRFGRTGEQLQGSTG; encoded by the coding sequence ATGCCCACCTCGGTTGTCGGGCACGAATCCGACGAAGAGCTCAAATCCCTGGTGCTGCGCGGTCCCTTGCCCCGGCACGTGGCCATCATCATGGACGGCAACGGTCGCTGGGCGGCGATGCGACACCTCCCGCGCGTCGCGGGACACCGAGAAGGGATCAAATCGGTCCGGGAAACCGTGACCGCCTGCCGCGAACTCGGGATTTCTGCGCTCACCATTTATGCGTTTTCCGCAGAAAACTGGCGTCGCCCCACCTTCGAAGTGCAGGAGCTGATGCTGCTCCTGGAGCTGTATCTCCAGCGAGAGCTCGTCACGCTCATCGACAAGGACATCCGCTTTCGAACCATCGGGCGGATCGAGCGGCTGCCCGCCAGCGTGGTGGATTGGATTCGGCGGGTCGAACACCAAACCGCCGCGTGCAGTGAGATGACCCTGACGTTGGCGCTCAGCTACAGCGGCCGCAGCGAGCTGGTGGATGCGGCGCGCCGCATGGTGGCGGACGCCCAAGCCGGCGCGCTCGACCCGGCCACGATCGACGAAGACACGTTGGCTCGGTATCTGGATACGCGGGACGCTCAGGATCCCGACCTGGTCATTCGCACCAGCGGCGAATACCGTATCAGTAACTTCCTGCTGTGGCAGATCGCCTATTCCGAACTGTACTTCACCAAGACATTGTGGCCGGACTTTCGTCGCCGCGATCTGATGTTGGCGTTGCTGGATTATCAACGCCGTGAGCGGCGGTTTGGTCGCACGGGGGAGCAGCTCCAGGGGAGCACCGGGTGA
- a CDS encoding metal ABC transporter substrate-binding protein, translated as MNRAALRRLVLAIPVAAIIAGPSAFAESLPVVATLPVLADFVRAVGGEHVSVRSLITGLESEHTYTPKPSDVEAVRQAAVLVKVGLGLEVWVNGLINNAENPRLIVVDTSKGIALMRGEEPHGHGDEKQGLSRAEERRSGGNPHVWLDPENAQIMVRHVTDGLIKADPAHRKAYLANQAAYLKQLDDLERSLVAQFASIPNRKIVTHHAAWPYFARRLDLRIRAEIFTQIGSEPSAKRLAGLVRVIKKEQIRVIVSEPQLSPKIPEALAQETGAKVVVLTPLPGALPGTDDYLSMMRYNAATLLEALR; from the coding sequence GTGAACCGGGCCGCGTTGCGGCGCCTGGTCCTCGCGATCCCCGTCGCCGCCATCATCGCCGGACCCAGCGCGTTTGCGGAGTCGCTGCCGGTGGTCGCGACGCTCCCGGTCCTCGCGGATTTCGTGCGGGCGGTCGGAGGGGAGCATGTCAGCGTCCGAAGCCTCATCACCGGGCTCGAGAGCGAACACACCTACACGCCGAAACCGAGCGACGTCGAAGCCGTGCGCCAGGCCGCGGTCCTAGTCAAAGTGGGCCTCGGTCTCGAGGTCTGGGTCAATGGGCTGATCAATAACGCCGAGAATCCCCGGCTCATCGTGGTGGACACGTCCAAGGGCATCGCCCTGATGCGGGGGGAGGAGCCACACGGTCACGGCGACGAGAAGCAGGGGCTGTCGCGCGCCGAAGAACGCCGGAGCGGCGGAAACCCTCATGTGTGGCTGGACCCTGAGAACGCCCAGATCATGGTCCGCCACGTCACGGACGGCTTGATCAAAGCAGACCCCGCCCACCGCAAGGCCTACCTCGCGAACCAGGCCGCCTACCTCAAGCAGCTCGACGACTTGGAGCGAAGCCTGGTCGCTCAATTCGCGTCCATCCCCAACCGCAAGATCGTCACGCACCACGCGGCCTGGCCGTATTTCGCCAGACGGTTGGACCTGCGCATCCGCGCCGAAATTTTCACGCAGATCGGGTCGGAGCCCTCGGCCAAGCGCCTTGCAGGGCTGGTCCGCGTCATCAAGAAAGAGCAGATCCGGGTGATCGTTTCCGAACCGCAACTCTCGCCCAAAATTCCGGAAGCCCTCGCGCAGGAGACCGGAGCCAAGGTGGTCGTGCTCACGCCCCTGCCCGGGGCCCTTCCCGGCACGGACGACTATCTGTCCATGATGCGGTACAATGCGGCCACGCTGCTGGAGGCCCTGCGGTGA
- a CDS encoding phosphatidate cytidylyltransferase: MREHAGRVITALVALPLVYGAVVWLPAWAFAVLIGVVVVVAQVELYAMVLPLADRSTWRSGRLPVFALGVLGGVALTAIVASQGARATALPIAATGLVAGLAVTALASGRDLRVATTDAAFALFGVWYVAWLLGQIVLLRGAPRGEWLVLFALWVTWLADAAAFYVGRLWGRRPLAPRVSPRKTVEGAVAALVGGVSAAVLGAAWFVPDFSPGEAAVLGALMAAAGMAGDLVESLIKRGAGVKDSGGLIPSHGGLLDKIDGLLFTAPLIYHYVVWAKGYGGAGASP, from the coding sequence GTGAGGGAACACGCCGGGCGGGTGATTACCGCCCTCGTTGCCCTCCCGCTTGTGTACGGGGCCGTAGTCTGGCTGCCGGCCTGGGCGTTTGCCGTTCTGATAGGCGTCGTGGTGGTCGTGGCCCAGGTCGAATTGTACGCGATGGTTCTCCCGCTGGCCGACCGCAGTACGTGGCGCTCCGGCAGACTGCCGGTGTTCGCACTCGGGGTGCTCGGGGGTGTGGCGCTGACTGCGATCGTCGCCAGTCAAGGCGCGCGGGCGACCGCCTTGCCGATAGCGGCGACGGGGCTCGTGGCCGGGCTTGCGGTCACCGCCCTGGCATCTGGCCGCGATTTGCGGGTGGCTACCACGGACGCCGCGTTCGCGTTGTTCGGCGTCTGGTACGTGGCGTGGCTGCTCGGGCAGATCGTGTTGCTTCGAGGCGCCCCGCGCGGTGAGTGGCTGGTCTTGTTCGCGCTCTGGGTGACGTGGCTGGCGGACGCGGCCGCGTTCTACGTGGGACGTCTCTGGGGTCGGAGGCCGCTGGCGCCGCGGGTCAGTCCTCGCAAGACAGTTGAGGGCGCGGTCGCGGCGCTTGTCGGCGGCGTGTCGGCGGCGGTGCTCGGGGCCGCGTGGTTCGTGCCGGACTTCTCCCCGGGAGAAGCCGCGGTCTTGGGAGCGCTGATGGCTGCGGCGGGAATGGCCGGCGACCTGGTGGAATCGCTCATCAAGCGTGGAGCGGGCGTGAAGGATTCGGGCGGGCTCATCCCGTCGCACGGCGGCCTGCTCGACAAGATCGACGGCCTGTTGTTTACGGCTCCTCTCATCTATCATTACGTGGTGTGGGCGAAGGGATATGGAGGCGCCGGGGCCTCGCCCTGA
- a CDS encoding ABC transporter ATP-binding protein: MTAADVITFDHATIYYRDRLALEDVTLGVRAGEFIGVIGPNGSGKTTFLKAILGLVSPASGSVRVFDCACDRLRCEHRARIGYLPQTEHLDPHFPLTVAEAVMMGRYSTIGLFRYPGRADRQIVNQALAAVDLVPLARAAVGELSGGQQQRVMIARALAQRPEILLLDEPTTGIDAPTQHAIMELISKLHRDLRLTILFVTHDINLISGAADRLLLLKTRLLAAGAPADVLRRETLAQVYGKEIVVTNHGAAPYVIVGDHHA; encoded by the coding sequence GTGACCGCCGCGGACGTCATCACCTTCGACCACGCCACGATCTATTATCGCGACCGGCTCGCGCTTGAAGACGTGACCCTCGGGGTCCGCGCCGGAGAGTTTATCGGCGTGATCGGGCCCAACGGGTCCGGCAAGACCACGTTCCTCAAGGCGATCCTGGGCTTAGTCTCGCCCGCTTCCGGGTCGGTGCGCGTCTTCGACTGCGCCTGCGACCGCCTTCGGTGCGAACACCGTGCTCGCATCGGATATCTTCCACAGACGGAGCATCTCGATCCCCACTTTCCCCTCACCGTGGCCGAGGCCGTGATGATGGGGCGGTACAGCACCATCGGATTGTTCCGCTACCCGGGGCGGGCCGACCGACAGATCGTGAACCAAGCGCTGGCCGCCGTGGACCTGGTTCCGCTGGCGCGCGCGGCCGTGGGGGAGTTGTCGGGCGGCCAGCAGCAGCGCGTCATGATCGCGCGGGCACTCGCGCAACGCCCCGAGATTCTGCTCCTCGACGAACCCACCACCGGAATCGATGCGCCGACCCAGCACGCCATCATGGAGTTGATCTCCAAGCTGCACCGCGACCTGCGGCTCACCATCCTGTTCGTCACCCACGACATCAACCTCATCAGCGGAGCGGCTGATCGGTTGCTGCTGCTTAAGACACGACTGCTCGCCGCCGGCGCGCCCGCCGACGTCCTGCGGCGCGAGACCCTCGCCCAAGTGTACGGGAAGGAAATCGTGGTCACCAACCACGGCGCCGCGCCTTATGTGATCGTGGGGGACCACCATGCATGA
- the rseP gene encoding RIP metalloprotease RseP, giving the protein MIDTVLVFLVVLGFLIFVHELGHFLVARWTGVRVLRFSLGFGPKIYSRQVGDTEYMISAIPLGGYVKMAGDDPTQETPKQPDEFSARTLGERTRIVLAGPVMNILVAFLLMPVVYLIGTQVPAFLEQPPVVGWVEEDSPAQTAEFEAGDRIVSIGGTDVPTWEAAVSQLVRNPEQAVDVVVERGDQRLTLPITVPAQFEKGAGTLGFLPEKPPVVGMVSPGMPAAVAGLKPGDEIVSLNGEPIHNWYQMSAAIQKNQGTQMTLGYRRDGVESTVELTPAMDDVSDRWVIGIGGKDATLVRQYGFGEAVVKGTEKMWELTGLTFQVLGQLFTGNLSIKALGGPIMIAQVTGEAADSGFTDVIRLVAFISLQLGIMNLLPIPVLDGGWLVFFLIEAILGHPLNRRGLEIAQTVGMVLLITLALVVSYNDIMRIIG; this is encoded by the coding sequence ATGATTGACACGGTGTTGGTGTTTCTGGTTGTCCTGGGGTTTTTAATCTTCGTCCACGAGCTGGGCCATTTTCTGGTTGCGCGCTGGACGGGGGTGCGCGTGTTGCGCTTCTCGCTCGGCTTCGGTCCCAAGATCTACAGCCGGCAGGTGGGCGACACCGAATACATGATTTCGGCGATTCCGCTGGGGGGATACGTCAAAATGGCGGGCGACGACCCCACGCAGGAGACTCCCAAACAACCGGACGAGTTCTCCGCCCGCACCTTGGGAGAACGCACGCGCATCGTTCTCGCCGGTCCCGTGATGAACATCTTGGTCGCGTTCCTGTTGATGCCCGTGGTGTACCTGATCGGGACCCAGGTTCCGGCCTTCTTGGAACAGCCGCCGGTCGTGGGGTGGGTGGAAGAGGACTCTCCTGCGCAGACCGCGGAGTTTGAAGCCGGGGACCGGATCGTGTCCATCGGCGGAACCGACGTACCCACGTGGGAGGCTGCGGTTTCCCAACTCGTGCGCAACCCCGAACAGGCGGTGGACGTCGTGGTGGAGCGCGGCGATCAGCGACTCACCTTGCCGATCACCGTGCCCGCGCAGTTCGAGAAGGGCGCAGGCACGCTGGGATTCCTCCCGGAGAAACCGCCGGTGGTGGGGATGGTCAGCCCCGGCATGCCCGCGGCCGTGGCTGGGCTCAAGCCGGGCGATGAAATCGTCTCGCTCAACGGCGAGCCGATTCATAACTGGTATCAGATGTCCGCCGCGATCCAGAAGAACCAAGGTACCCAGATGACACTGGGGTACCGGCGCGACGGCGTCGAGTCCACGGTGGAACTTACTCCCGCCATGGACGACGTCTCTGATCGGTGGGTCATCGGGATCGGGGGGAAAGACGCGACGCTGGTGCGCCAGTACGGGTTCGGCGAAGCCGTGGTCAAGGGCACGGAAAAGATGTGGGAGCTCACCGGCCTCACGTTCCAAGTGCTCGGACAGCTGTTCACGGGGAATCTGTCGATCAAGGCGTTGGGCGGCCCGATCATGATCGCGCAGGTCACGGGTGAGGCCGCGGACTCCGGGTTTACCGACGTGATACGGCTGGTGGCCTTCATCAGCCTTCAACTGGGCATCATGAACCTATTGCCCATCCCGGTGCTGGATGGTGGGTGGCTGGTGTTTTTCTTGATCGAGGCGATCCTGGGACACCCGCTGAATCGCCGCGGGTTGGAGATCGCCCAAACAGTGGGGATGGTATTGCTAATCACTCTCGCACTGGTCGTGTCGTATAACGACATAATGAGGATTATTGGGTAA
- a CDS encoding 1-deoxy-D-xylulose-5-phosphate reductoisomerase: protein MTRKRLTILGSTGSIGCAALDVAASFRDEFEVVGLASGRGGDAFERQLRAWRPQLASVASADEAVRLRSRCADLPTEILGGRDAAVTVAASTDADVVVSAIVGAAGLLPTLAAIRAGRTVALANKETMVMAGALVTAEAVRCNVSILPVDSEHNAIFQVLAGHRRDDVRRLILTASGGPFWDLPSDRLSRVTREDALRHPTWSMGPKITIDSATLMNKGLEVIEAHWLFGIPAERIDVVVHRQSVVHSMVEYRDGSILAQMGPADMRGPIAYALSYPRRLPLPVPALDVVARGALTFEPPDLVRFPCLGHGYAALKAGGTAPATLNAANEEAVAAFLEGRIDYVRIADTIDRVLNATAGGSAATVDDVLEADAAARRIARRALGTAPAESLVSSGAG, encoded by the coding sequence ATGACGCGCAAGCGACTGACGATTCTCGGGTCGACCGGATCCATTGGATGTGCCGCGCTCGATGTGGCGGCGTCGTTCCGCGACGAGTTCGAGGTGGTGGGGCTGGCCTCGGGTCGGGGCGGAGACGCCTTCGAACGCCAACTCCGGGCGTGGCGCCCCCAGCTGGCATCCGTCGCGTCGGCTGATGAAGCCGTGCGCCTACGCTCCCGGTGTGCTGATCTTCCGACCGAAATTCTGGGCGGCCGCGACGCGGCGGTGACTGTGGCGGCGTCCACCGACGCCGATGTGGTGGTGTCCGCGATCGTCGGCGCGGCCGGACTCCTTCCCACGTTGGCCGCGATTCGTGCGGGTCGGACGGTGGCGCTGGCGAACAAGGAGACGATGGTGATGGCCGGCGCCCTGGTCACGGCCGAGGCCGTACGTTGCAACGTATCCATTCTGCCGGTGGACAGCGAGCACAACGCGATCTTTCAAGTTTTGGCCGGGCATCGCCGCGACGACGTCAGACGGCTGATCCTGACCGCTTCGGGCGGGCCGTTTTGGGACTTGCCCAGCGATCGGCTGTCACGGGTGACGCGCGAGGACGCGCTCCGGCACCCCACGTGGTCGATGGGTCCGAAGATCACGATCGACTCGGCCACGCTCATGAACAAAGGCCTGGAAGTGATCGAGGCGCACTGGTTGTTCGGAATCCCCGCGGAGCGGATCGACGTGGTGGTCCATCGACAGAGCGTGGTGCATTCGATGGTCGAATACCGCGACGGGTCGATTCTCGCCCAGATGGGCCCGGCCGATATGCGCGGGCCCATCGCCTATGCGTTGAGTTATCCGAGGCGGCTGCCGCTGCCGGTGCCCGCGCTCGACGTGGTGGCGCGCGGTGCGCTGACGTTCGAGCCGCCGGATCTGGTCAGGTTCCCGTGCCTAGGGCACGGATACGCGGCGCTCAAGGCGGGTGGCACCGCACCCGCGACGCTCAACGCCGCCAACGAGGAGGCCGTGGCCGCGTTCCTGGAGGGGCGGATCGACTATGTGCGAATCGCCGACACGATCGACCGGGTGTTGAACGCGACGGCCGGTGGTTCGGCGGCCACGGTCGACGACGTGTTGGAGGCCGACGCCGCGGCGCGCCGCATCGCGCGCCGCGCCCTGGGAACGGCGCCCGCGGAATCGCTGGTCTCCAGCGGCGCCGGATAA